The Candidatus Woesearchaeota archaeon genome window below encodes:
- a CDS encoding uracil-DNA glycosylase: MNKQEALEKIKQEIISEMVCPLKDASTNIVFGKGNPNAEIMFIGEAPGEKEDLQGEPFVGAAGKQLDKLLQSIGLNLEKIYIANILKYRPPNNRDPTTEEIQRHTPYLIKQIKIIQPKIIATLGNYSTKFVLAQFQIKNMKNIEGITKLHGKPQDLNIENTNFKIMPLYHPAAMLYNPKLKTIQQEDFLTMEKILNPNAQKKKPEAQQKELNKYL; the protein is encoded by the coding sequence ATGAACAAACAAGAAGCACTAGAAAAAATAAAACAGGAAATTATCTCTGAAATGGTTTGCCCGCTAAAAGATGCTTCCACAAACATAGTCTTTGGAAAAGGAAACCCAAACGCAGAAATAATGTTCATAGGAGAAGCACCAGGAGAAAAAGAAGACTTACAAGGAGAACCCTTCGTAGGAGCTGCTGGAAAACAATTAGATAAATTATTACAATCAATAGGACTAAACCTAGAAAAAATATACATCGCAAACATCCTCAAATATAGACCTCCAAATAACCGAGACCCAACAACCGAAGAAATACAAAGACACACCCCCTACCTAATTAAACAAATAAAAATTATACAACCAAAAATAATAGCGACACTAGGAAATTACTCAACAAAATTCGTGCTAGCACAATTCCAAATAAAAAACATGAAAAACATAGAAGGAATAACAAAACTACACGGTAAACCGCAAGACTTAAACATCGAAAACACAAACTTTAAAATAATGCCCCTATATCACCCAGCCGCAATGCTATACAACCCAAAACTAAAAACAATACAACAAGAAGACTTCTTGACAATGGAAAAAATACTTAATCCAAATGCACAAAAAAAGAAACCAGAAGCGCAACAAAAAGAACTAAACAAATACTTATAA
- a CDS encoding response regulator, with protein sequence MKNILILEDDKDTSNFYKLLLRHKNYNMQITETYEQAKKHFNEKINLTIIDLGIPGELSGLDFIKYIKTSPYNQTPIIMITANLYQKNTPNINADELLIKPIDNKTFIETIEKHIQREYQTH encoded by the coding sequence ATGAAAAACATATTAATACTAGAAGATGACAAAGACACAAGCAATTTCTACAAACTGTTATTAAGACATAAAAATTATAACATGCAAATAACAGAAACATACGAACAAGCAAAAAAACACTTTAACGAAAAAATAAACCTGACAATAATAGACCTGGGAATACCTGGTGAATTATCAGGACTGGACTTCATAAAATACATAAAAACATCACCCTACAACCAAACACCTATAATAATGATTACTGCAAACCTGTACCAAAAAAATACGCCTAACATAAACGCAGACGAACTCCTAATAAAACCAATAGATAACAAGACATTCATAGAGACAATAGAAAAACACATACAAAGAGAATACCAAACACACTAA